In a single window of the Diabrotica undecimpunctata isolate CICGRU chromosome 11, icDiaUnde3, whole genome shotgun sequence genome:
- the LOC140452848 gene encoding uncharacterized protein, with protein sequence MSPDDLFNEVPLRLTIEHPDVPQYHLMQNVQTYTASPQTLQEDLIVSDLSSDVYEPSPASDIHSSMESDIEGIADLDAMDQLTVLKRKRGIFKAQITKFDSFISSFTHDKIVELQVRVDKCREWWNDFDQIQSEIDLLDTSEEQLQERLDFQDAYFKLIASAEIILKNEVNLNDTIANSGHNTSLDRNSLKNVWLPPLEVPTFNGCYQHWLEFRDSFTSMVIENSDLNDVDKLHYLKRALIGDAQDELEQLKTTSKNFTIAWQLLSETYEKKKLIARGHIEAIYEYPKITQVNSLELKKLSGCIKRNLKSLGMLGYPVEHWDVLLLCTIEKKLDYYTNKEWQEKGPVNEFSTIQEFLAFIDHKVQHLQNSEGDKQDIEQISKETKKRVQKMTLSKSFIATSKQCALCNLPHYFYSCKKFHNLSVSARRQEVTKSKACWNCLKDGHLVQHCTWGGCKLCGKRHNTLLHMDGKFINNSHLQTNATQLNGSKVESQICGISTQKETPTQGNGISNQGKEVNIQGQGAFHNNSMEGTSQLNFLGQTGFLESHSGDIGQTCFLESHSGDIGQDSINFLNHSKQGISYRLKTDILLSTALVYMQDKYGILHECRVLLDSGSQSNFISRSFFEKLQLRADKVHIPVKGLGQGITNISQALNGTLLSKFSNYQTNAFLLVIDKISDNLPTSDLNLDFINIPKNIVLADETFGVSKQIDVLLGASVFWQLLCVGQIKLGKDQPILQKTKLGWVISGPVSQSIKVSNNSVEYIQLGHISRVEDKTDFNSETPNYYLPHHGVLKETSLTTKLRVVFDGSARTDSGLSLNDVLMVGPKLQDDLMCILLRFRKHNVVIASDIEKMYRQVFVCKTQQKLQQILWRFSDEQPIETYKLKTLTYGTAPAAFLAIRSLQQLAHENQLNLPLASQVILKDFYVDDLLTGGSSIEEVKSLKDELNNILCTAGFSLRKWVSNKPEIFDEDIQIKGDIEHYLADDVTTKTLGLYWNSKIDSLQYKINFSNYTKVSKRTVLSLVSQIFDPLGLVGPVIIKAKLIMQSLWQLKLNWDESLPLDLHTAWNQFRESIADLEKTHISRQVLCSNPINRQLHCFSDASESAYGAALYIRSLDQGGSCLVYLLCAKSRVAPLKTISLPRLELCGALLAAKLASAVIATIGVSFDEVHFWSDSMITLHWILGEPSQWKTFVGNRVSEIQRLSNGYSWHHVDSHDNPADIITRGYEPKLLNTSKLWWNEPPWLASHKLSWPTKALSNSHISIIPDQKDYYELVDVFKSQNCLLTRSIQSYSRTVMY encoded by the exons ATGATCTATTTAACGAAGTTCCTTTAAGACTCACCATCGAGCATCCAGATGTACCTCAGTACCACTTAATGCAAAATGTACAAACATACACAG CTTCGCCACAAACACTACAAGAAGATTTGATTGTGTCTGATTTATCTTCAGATGTCTATGAACCTTCACCTGCGTCTGACATACACAGTTCAATGGAAAGTGATATTGAAGGTATTGCTGACC TCGATGCAATGGATCAGTTAACAGTTTTAAAAAGAAAGCGTGGTATCTTTAAGGCACAAATTACAAAATTTGATTCATTTATAAGCAGTTTTACTCACGATAAAATAGTAGAATTACAAGTTAGGGTTGACAAATGCAGAGAATGGTGGAATGATTTTGATCAAATACAAAGTGAAATTGACTTATTAGACACATCAGAGGAACAATTACAAGAAAGGTTAGATTTTCAGGATGCATATTTTAAACTAATAGCCTCTGcagaaattatattaaagaatGAAGTTAATTTAAACGATACTATAGCAAACTCAGGTCACAATACTAGTTTAGATCGAAATAGCTTAAAAAATGTATGGTTACCACCACTGGAGGTTCCAACTTTTAATGGTTGTTATCAACATTGGTTAGAATTTAGAGATAGTTTTACTAGTATGGTCATAGAAAATTCTGATTTAAATGATGTTGACAAGCTTCACTATTTAAAAAGGGCTTTGATAGGGGATGCCCAGGATGAACTGGAGCAGCTAAAAACTACTAGCAAAAATTTTACTATTGCATGGCAACTTTTATCTGAaacatatgaaaagaaaaaacttattgCACGTGGTCATATTGAAGCTATATATGAATATCCAAAAATAACTCAGGTAAATAGTTTAGAATTAAAGAAATTGTCAGGTTgtataaaaagaaatttaaagtcaCTAGGTATGTTAGGTTATCCAGTTGAACATTGGGATGTTCTTTTACTTTGTACCATAGAGAAAAAGCTTGATTATTACACAAATAAGGAATGGCAAGAAAAGGGTCCAGTTAACGAATTTTCTACGATACAGGAATTCTTAGCATTTATAGATCATAAAGTACAACACTTACAAAATTCAGAAGGGGATAAACAAGATATAGAGCAAATatcaaaggaaacaaaaaaaagggtGCAAAAAATGACATTATCAAAGTCATTCATTGCAACATCCAAACAATGTGCACTTTGTAATTTACCGCACTATTTTTATTCATgtaaaaaatttcataatttatcaGTGTCAGCTAGAAGACAAGAGGTAACAAAATCAAAAGCATGTTGGAACTGTCTAAAGGATGGACACTTAGTACAACATTGTACATGGGGAGGTTGTAAACTTTGTGGAAAACGACACAATACTCTTTTACATATGGATggtaaatttataaacaattctcaTTTACAAACAAATGCAACTCAACTCAACGGATCAAAGGTTGAATCACAAATTTGTGGTATATCTACCCAGAAAGAAACACCCACACAGGGAAATGGCATATCTAATCAGGGAAAGGAAGTAAATATTCAGGGACAAGGTGCATTCCATAATAATTCAATGGAAGGTACATCTCAATTAAACTTTTTGGGTCAGACAGGTTTTTTGGAATCACATTCGGGTGATATAGGTCAGACATGTTTTTTAGAATCACATTCGGGTGATATAGGTCaggattcaattaattttttaaatcattctaAGCAAGGTATATCATACAGattaaaaactgatattttaCTTTCAACGGCCTTAGTATATATGCAAGACAAATATGGAATTTTGCATGAATGTAGAGTTTTATTGGACTCAGGTTCACAGTCAAATTTTATATcacgttcattttttgaaaaattacaattACGGGCAGATAAGGTACACATTCCGGTTAAAGGTTTAGGTCAAGGTATAACAAACATTTCTCAGGCATTAAATGGGACACTTTTATCAAAGTTTAGCAATTATCAAACAAATGCATTTTTATTGGTAATTGATAAAATTTCTGACAATTTACCAACTTCGGATTTAAACTTGGATTTtataaatattcctaaaaacATTGTACTTGCAGATGAAACATTTGGGGTTTCAAAACAAATTGATGTATTACTGGGAGCATCAGTTTTTTGGCAATTATTATGTGTGGGTCAGATAAAACTTGGCAAAGATCAACCAATTCTCCAAAAAACTAAGTTGGGATGGGTTATTTCAGGTCCAGTTAGTCAATCAATTAAGGTTAGCAACAATTCAGTG GAATATATCCAGTTGGGTCACATATCAAGGGTTGAAGATAAAACTGACTTCAATTCAGAAACACCCAACTACTATCTTCCACATCATGGAGTTTTAAAAGAAACGTCTTTAACTACAAAATTAAGGGTAGTGTTTGATGGGTCAGCTAGAACTGACAGTGGTTTGTCATTAAATGATGTTCTAATGGTCGGACCAAAATTACAAGATGATTTAATGTGCATTCTTCTTCGTTTTCGAAAACATAATGTAGTTATAGCTTCAGACATCGAAAAGATGTATCGACAGGTTTTTGTTTGCAAAACTCAGCAAAAACTACAACAAATATTATGGAGGTTTTCGGATGAGCAACCAATTGAGACATACAAGCTGAAAACGCTAACATATGGGACCGCTCCAGCAGCATTTTTGGCTATAAGAAGCTTACAACAATTAGCTCATGAGAATCAATTGAACCTGCCTCTAGCTTCCCAGgtgattttaaaggatttttatgtTGATGATTTGCTTACAGGAGGGAGTTCAATTGAAGAAGTAAAATCATTAAAGgatgaattaaataatattttgtgcaCAGCAGGATTTTCACTTAGAAAATGGGTATCAAACAAACCTGAAATTTTTGATGAGGATATTCAAATAAAGGGAGACATTGAACATTATCTTGCAGATGATGTTACAACAAAAACATTAGGGCTTTATTGGAACTCAAAGATAGATTCGCTtcaatataaaatcaatttttctaATTACACAAAGGTTAGCAAAAGAACAGTTCTGTCTTTAGTTTCACAGATATTTGATCCTCTTGGACTAGTAGGGCCAGTTATAATTAAAGCTAAATTAATAATGCAATCACTAtggcaattaaaattaaattgggaTGAGTCTTTACCTTTAGATTTACACACAGCTTGGAACCAGTTTAGGGAATCAATTGCAGATTTGGAGAAAACTCACATTAGCAGGCAAGTTTTGTGTTCTAATCCAATTAATAGACAATTACATTGTTTCAGTGACGCTTCAGAGTCTGCTTATGGCGCAGCACTCTACATTCGGTCACTGGATCAAGGTGGTTCTTGCttagtttatttattatgtgCGAAATCAAGGGTAGCACCCTTAAAAACAATATCTTTGCCTAGATTGGAATTGTGTGGTGCTTTATTGGCTGCCAAATTGGCATCGGCGGTTATCGCAACAATAGGTGTTAGCTTTGATGAGGTACATTTTTGGTCTGATTCAATGATAACTCTTCATTGGATTTTGGGTGAACCGTCACAATGGAAAACCTTCGTTGGAAATAGGGTGTCGGAAATACAAAGGCTTTCTAATGGATATAGCTGGCATCATGTTGACTCGCATGATAACCCAGCCGACATAATTACGCGCGGATATGAACCAAAGTTATTAAACACTTCAAAATTGTGGTGGAATGAGCCACCATGGTTAGCTTCTCATAAATTGTCTTGGCCTACTAAGGCTTTGTCAAATTCACACATTTCTATCATACCTGACCAGAAG GACTATTACGAGTTGGTGGACGTCTTCAAAAGTCAGAATTGTCTTTTGACCAGAAGCATCCAATCATACTCCCGAACGGTCATGTATTAA